The Setaria italica strain Yugu1 chromosome IX, Setaria_italica_v2.0, whole genome shotgun sequence genome has a window encoding:
- the LOC101770135 gene encoding transcription factor bHLH18: MDDSSQFMQWALSTLQHEQPPPSTPAPAAAYDNNGCDTVSQFPVLGYSVSVDSLVPGEPPAREGQRATNSWSSVDTDSGSGSGGAGACVAAWSPTAMCATAAPSSCSSGTNNRMSWDFNSASAAAQLIIEPQQPNSAAAMAEGGGGGVPQMTQRGSLSPPTRRASAKISASSSSAPYSQDHIIAERKRREKINQRFIELSTVIPGLKKMDKATILSDATRYVRELQEKLKGLQEDGGGGRGRGMESAVLVKRPCIAAPDGDDDGGARSQHAAAAGPAATGNALPEIEARISDGNVVMVRVHCRDAKGVLVRLLAEVEELHLAITHTNVVQFSASVLIINIIAKVEQGFNTTADDIVGRLNAALHQCVRNSAEQARSCC, translated from the exons ATGGACGACTCGAGCCAGTTCATGCAGTGGGCCCTGAGCACGCTGCAGCacgagcagccgccgccgtcgacgccggcgccggccgccgcctacGACAACAATGGCTGCGACACCGTCTCGCAATTCCCGGTGCTGGGATACTCGGTGTCGGTGGACAGCTTGGTCCCGGGGGAGCCACCCGCCCGGGAAGGCCAGCGGGCAACCAACAGCTGGAGCTCCGTCGACACCGACAGCGggagtggcagcggcggcgccggcgcgtgcgTCGCTGCCTGGTCGCCGACGGCCATGTGCGCCACGGCCGCccccagcagctgcagcagcggcACCAACAATCGAATGAGCTGGGACTTCAattcggcgtcggcggcggcgcagctaaTCATAGAACCCCAGCAGCCGAACTCTGCCGCTGCAATGGCagagggcggcggtggcggcgtgccGCAGATGACCCAACGGGGATCACTCTCACCGCCGACGAGGAGGGCCTCTGCCAAGATCTCTGCGTCTTCTTCGTCCGCGCCATACTCGCAGGACCACATCATCGCGGAGCGGAAGAGGCGGGAGAAGATCAACCAGCGTTTCATTGAGCTCTCAACAGTCATCCCCGGCCTCAAGAAG ATGGACAAGGCGACGATCCTCTCCGACGCGACGAGGTACGTGAGGGAGCTCCAGGAGAAGCTCAAGGGACTCcaagaggacggcggcggcggcagaggccgggGCATGGAGTCGGCGGTGCTCGTCAAGAGGCCGTGCATTGCGGCgccggacggcgacgacgacggtggtGCGCGTTCGCAGCACGCGGCTGCAGccgggccggcggcgaccgGGAACGCGCTGCCGGAGATCGAGGCGAGGATCTCGGACGGGAACGTCGTGATGGTGAGGGTCCACTGCCGGGACGCCAAGGGAGTGCTCGTCAGGTTGCTGGCCGAGGTCGAGGAGTTACACCTCGCCATCACGCACACCAATGTCGTGCAGTTCTCCGCTAGCGTTCTGATCATAAACATCATAGCAAAG GTGGAGCAGGGCTTCAACACTACAGCAGACGACATTGTAGGGAGGCTTAACGCAGCGCTGCACCAGTGTGTTAGGAATAGTGCAGAACAAGCGAGAAGCTGCTGTTAA
- the LOC101762715 gene encoding zinc finger BED domain-containing protein RICESLEEPER 2-like — MDENYTINDDLRACGLPGDDEDDVAAGAVPLVGSSAAPVNVDVAGAGGTIPPSTPSSTPSSTPTTSTGTSVRKGKRRSAAWNDFEELFQEGANGKKVRYAAKCRHCSHILTGRSCAGTGHLLRHQKMCLAKQNHSSLVQSHLQFHSDGSIINWEYKPDLARKELCRLIARLDLPLGFGETEAFVEYIQRAHNPRFAKVSRQTTSRDLAKFFAERRLSLVDTLKSHVSSVCLTSDIWSGNAKEDYLSVVAHFVSADWELEKRVIALRLIDCSHSGVNIAERIEQVVSEFGLQDKIFSITLDNASANTSAMSTLIPKFVGYLGPDPEPLDSDSDSDKALVGLLHQRCACHIINLIVKSGLKRIKAYLEAFRTAISFLNSSNQRIAAFHNFCILKGVRPRKFGLDMDVRWNSTYLMLKHLLPYKNVFSVFISAHYVHNGQPLLTENHWVIAEKILLFLEMFYDSTVALSGVYYPTSPLMLHHIIEIAGHLHGQDSDPLLRNIVVPMKLKFLKYWQNIPLLYSFAFILDPRAKVRGFHNVLQLLSQTVGVDYSSYFTEVRTQLHKLFNKYENKFGAVRSQRPTQPSAATGKKRTAWGKIFGGPGTCGSPVLSSTPPISPASELSSYLDSDTISCYDDDFNILNWWHEHKLSYPILSILAKDVMSVPVSTVYSESCFSLTGRVIEERRRRLLPETVEMLTCLKDWELGDARAQHDVEKEVNELEETYKSPYPDMDEGQATPSQPTPGPGAT, encoded by the exons ATGGACGAGAACTACACCATCAACGACGACCTAAGGGCCTGTGGCCTGCCAG GCGACGATGAGGACGACGTGGCTGCCGGAGCCGTGCCACTCGTCggtagctctgctgctcccgTCAATGTGGATGTTGCCGGTGCCGGAGGTACCATTCCACCTTCTACCCCatcttctaccccatcttctACCCCAACTACATCAACGGGCACCAGTGTCcgcaaggggaagcggcggtcTGCTGCCTGGAATGACTTTGAGGAGTTGTTCCAGGAAGGCGCCAACGGGAAGAAGGTAAGGTACGCTGCCAAGTGCCGTCATTGTTCTCACATTCTTACTGGCCGGTCTTGTGCTGGTACTGGCCATTTGCTCCGGCACCAGAAGATGTGCTTGGCTAAACAAAACCATTCTTCTCTTGTTCAGTCTCACCTGCAATTCCATTCTGATGGCTCAATTATTAATTGGGAATACAAGCCCGATCTTGCTCGCAAAGAATTGTGCCGGTTGATTGCTAGACTTGATCTTCCCCTAGGCTTTGGTGAGACAGAGGCATTTGTGGAGTACATCCAGCGTGCTCATAACCCTCGTTTTGCTAAAGTTTCTAGACAGACCACTTCTAGAGATCTTGCCAAGTTCTTTGCCGAGCGTCGTCTTTCTCTTGTTGATACTTTGAAGTCTCATGTTTCTTCTGTTTGTCTTACTTCTGATATTTGGTCAGGGAATGCCAAGGAGGACTACCTTAGTGTTGTTGCacattttgtttctgctgattgggaGTTAGAGAAGAGAGTCATTGCTCTTAGGTTGATTGATTGCTCCCATTCTGGTGTTAACATTGCTGAGCGTATTGAACAAGTTGTTTCTGAGTTTGGTTTACAGGATAAAATTTTCTCTATCACACTTGACAATGCTTCTGCTAATACTTCTGCCATgtccacacttattcccaaattTGTTGGTTATCTAGGTCCAGATCCTGAACCtcttgattctgattctgattctgataAAGCACTTGTTGGTCTTTTGCATCAACGTTGTGCATGTCATATTATCAATCTCATAGTCAAGTCTGGTTTGAAGAGGATCAAGGCTTATCTTGAGGCTTTTAGGACTGCAATCTCTTTTTTGAACTCTTCTAATCAACGCATTGCAGCTTTCCATAACTTCTGCATTCTCAAGGGGGTACGCCCTCGTAAGTTTGGTTTAGATATGGATGTGAGATGGAATTCTACATATCTCATGCTCAAACATCTACTACCATATAAGAATGTCTTTTCTGTCTTTATTTCTGCTCATTATGTGCACAATGGCCAGCCACTTCTGACTGAAAACCATTGGGTAATTGCTGAGAAAATTTTGTTGTTCCTTGAAATGTTTTATGATTCCACTGTTGCTTTatctggtgtttactatcctACAAGTCCTTTGATGTTGCATCATATTATTGAGATTGCTGGCCATTTGCATGGCCAAGATTCTGATCCATTGCTCAGAAATATTGTTGTTCCCATGAAGCTTAAGTTTCTCAAGTATTGGcagaacatacctctgttgtattcctttgcattcattttggatcctagagccaaGGTGAGAGGTTTTCATAATGTTCTCCAACTTCTTTCTCAGACAGTTGGTGTTGATTACTCTTCTTATTTCACTGAGGTAAGAACTCAATTACATAAGTTGTTTAACAAGTATGAAaacaagtttggtgcagttcGATCGCAAAGGCCCACTCAACCTTCAGCTGCTACTGGTAAGAAAAGAACAGCAtggggtaagatctttggtgGTCCTGGTACATGTGGTTCTCCTGTTCTTTCATCTACACCTCCTATATCTCCTGCTTCAGAGCTGTCATCCTACCTGGACAGTGATACTATTTCTTGctatgatgatgacttcaacatacttaattggtggcatgagcacaaGCTATCCTATCCTATTTTGTCCATACTTGCTAAAGATGTTATGTCTGTTCCAGTTTCCACTGTTTATTCGGAATCTTGTTTTAGTCTAACTGGTAGGGTGATTGAGGAGCGGCGTCGACGGTTGCTGCCTGAGACGGTGGAGATGCTGACCTGCCTCAAGGATTGGGAGTTGGGAGATGCAAGGGCCCAACATGATGTTGAGAAGGAGGTCAATGAACTGGAGGAAACTTACAAAAGCCCCTACCCAGACATGGATGAAGGCCAAGCTACTCCTAGTCA GCCTACCCCAGGACCAGGAGCAACCTGA
- the LOC111258424 gene encoding L10-interacting MYB domain-containing protein-like, which produces MADDETDLDEFVPVGQAGFGRALGAAGRSLAVGGRGARAHTGRKQPLADDEADLDEVVLGAEDASVGHGRGKKRPGRGRGQGQSKKPSRAAKKNDEEEGDMMDWTDAYTSIVCNLFAEQVKKGNRPNTHLNSVGYTEVSNRFYQMTGIYLSKMQLKNKWDKLKIKLSAWNRLMKRQTGTGWDRTKGVIDMDDEWWRKARKDIPGCGGFRTKPLQNVDDLTVMFGDIINDETDHWNPMSSNPIIPQNDDTPIEVDLDVGENLDGGGDDIEDNGGVAVNDIEEVSPSIGNAKRRSRVLIEKGKKAKTGTALVIQEKISEIAEQAKAFTSRKVGEVTVEQVMDLVLDCGAGYGTDEHFIATELFVKKDQRDMFMTLPTKDIRFGWLTRKFNVKYGN; this is translated from the exons ATGGCCGATGATGAGACTGACTTGGATGAGTTCGTGCCTGTCGGCCAGGCCGGGTTCGGTCGTGCcttgggcgcggccggccgtagTTTGGCGGTGGGCGGGCGTGGCGCCCGTGCCCACACTGGTAGGAAGCAGCCCCTGGCCGACGATGAGGCTGACTTGGATGAGGTTGTTCTTGGTGCCGAAGATGCAAGTGTCGGCCATGGCCGTGGGAAGAAGCGGCCAGGAAGAGGTCGGGGCCAAGGACAGAGCAAGAAGCCCTCTAGGGCAGCGAAGAAGAATGACGAAGAGGAG GGAGATATGATGGACTGGACCGACGCATACACATCGATTGTTTGTAACTTGTTTGCAGAACAAGTTAAGAAAGGCAATAGACCAAATACACATTTGAACTCTGTAGGCTATACAGAAGTGTCAAATAGGTTTTATCAGATGACAGGAATTTATCTTAGCAAGATGCAATTGAAAAACAAGTGGGACAAGTTGAAGATAAAATTATCAGCATGGAATAGATTAATGAAGAGGCAAACAGGAACAGGTTGGGATAGAACAAAGGGTGTGATTGACATGGACGATGAgtggtggaggaaggcaagAAAG GATATCCCAGGATGCGGCGGGTTCAGGACAAAACCTCTGCAAAATGTGGATGATTTGACCGTTATGTTTGGTGACATCATTAATGATGAAACAGATCATTGGAACCCTATGAGCTCGAACCCTATCATACCCCAAAATGATGACACTCCTATTGAAGTAGATCTTGATGTTGGTGAGAACCTTGATGGTGGTGGGGATGACATTGAGGATAATGGAGGTGTTGCTGTGAATGACATTGAGGAGGTATCTCCATCCATTGgcaatgcaaaaagaagatcgaGGGTTCTCAtagagaaaggaaagaaagcaaAAACAGGAACCGCACTTGTGATTCAAGAAAAAATTAGTGAGATAGCTGAACAAGCCAAGGCTTTCACATCAAGAAAGGTTGGCGAAGTTACTGTTGAACAAGtaatggatcttgttttggatTGTGGAGCGGGGTATGGTACCGATGAGCATTTTATTGCTACtgagttgtttgtgaagaaagaTCAAAGGGACATGTTCATGACACTTCCAACTAAGGACATTAGATTCGGTTGGCTTACGAGGAAGTTCAACGTCAAATACGGGAACTGA
- the LOC101770530 gene encoding transcription factor bHLH18, translated as MEDDSSLFMQWAMDTLQHERPMAAVVNDDCGSEATLFPSLRALREASHAAEMVQELIAAAPASSWSSGSGDTTEGSSGGNNSAGGAAMDHDAWPPTPNSASRRAAPSRSSGGTNPPVSWNFGAASALPGSDGVLAEAARTRRLPEIVCVSPLTRRTGVKGTGSMSAPYAQDHIIAERKRREKINQRFIELSTVIPGLKKMDKATILSDATKYVKELQEKLKDLEAGGSNGHRSIETVVVVKRPCLHAPAVPDDDGSPLSASSGTPAERKQLPEIEARFSEKSVMVRITCENGKGVAVKVLTEVEELRLSIIHANVMPFPAGTLIITITAKVEEGFTVTAEEIVGRLNSALLMRKQKTS; from the exons ATGGAGGACGACTCGAGCCTGTTTATGCAGTGGGCGATGGACACGCTGCAGCACGAGCGACCGATGGCCGCCGTCGTCAACGACGACTGCGGCAGCGAGGCGACCTTGTTCCCGTCGCTCCGGGCGCTCCGGGAGGCCTCGCACGCGGCCGAAATGGTCCAGGAGCTGATCGCGGCGGCCCCGGCGAGCAGCTggagctccggctccggcgacaCCACCGAAGGCAGCAGCGGAGGCAACAactcggccggcggcgcggccatggATCACGACGCCTGGCCTCCGACGCCCAACTCGGCCAGCAGGCGCGCCGCCCCGAGCAGAAGCAGCGGCGGCACCAACCCTCCGGTGAGCTGGAACTTCGGCGCCGCCTCGGCGCTGCCAGGCAGCGACGGCGTGCTGGCGGAGGCCGCCCGCACGCGCCGCCTGCCGGAGATAGTGTGCGTGTCACCGCTGACGAGGAGAACCGGCGTAAAGGGCACCGGATCCATGTCCGCGCCGTACGCTCAGGACCACATCATCGCGGAGCGGAAGCGGCGGGAGAAGATCAACCAACGCTTCATCGAGCTCTCCACCGTGATCCCCGGCCTCAAGAAG ATGGACAAGGCGACGATCCTCTCTGACGCGACCAAGTACGTGAAGGAGCTCCAAGAAAAGCTCAAAGACCTGGAGGCTGGCGGCAGCAACGGCCACAGGAGCATCGAGACCGTGGTGGTCGTCAAGAGGCCATGCCTCCATGCTCCAGCAGTGCCCGACGACGATGGCTCCCCGCTGTCAGCGTCATCAGGCACGCCGGCGGAGAGGAAACAGCTGCCGGAGATCGAGGCCCGGTTCTCGGAGAAGAGCGTGATGGTGAGGATCACCTGCGAGAACGGCAAGGGGGTGGCCGTGAAGGTGCTCACCGAGGTCGAGGAGCTCCGCCTCAGTATCATCCACGCCAATGTCATGCCATTCCCGGCGGGCACGCTGATCATAACCATCACAGCAAAG GTGGAGGAGGGGTTCACCGTAACTGCAGAGGAGATCGTTGGCAGACTCAATTCTGCGCTACTGATGAGGAAACAGAAAACTAGTTAA